A window from Hoeflea sp. IMCC20628 encodes these proteins:
- a CDS encoding ATP-binding protein — MAEAETSTHTERGSSPASRGAAGAYKEGELGALYLLALLTGNRAPGLPAARVTSVRFQGVEQGFKLDDLIIKGVGASGDALLEIQSKRDILFSPKDAVYKDVALQIASCTIGDVPAERHLFGIATQRTSRKISGAYQDVLGWARSAATAGEFFTRLAAKGVANDDMRAFVATTRAHLAAGGIADTDETIWRLLRRILILEFDFEASAPIGRTYGLALARMALADEQVARAEALWSRLVDLSIQTGTRGGEIDTAGLKANLAEADFKLAGEREYGPARARLAELAQNTLSPIGTSVAGVTLPRLAAVAALDDAAETQRFIVVRGDTGVGKSWVLRHYAERVAARAPIIVLDREATPPGGWLYLANALGIPGSADAFLTDLAASGGAYLFIDGIDMVDDAGRQRTISELLRAACAIPGFTVIATARRTGASDAIPWLDDRISTALGGMHAVEVGALSDEEVAILTDQAPELRMLLDPSHPAAQLVRNLYRLSRLLREPSAASVRTEAGLAQLWWISADGAPAAEVRAAQRILEALATAALKGDAGIDLAEDSPARNHLLGAQSLREVRRDRLDFYHDVLRDWAIGNYLAEDPSRLGGFDLGGPVSPRVARGIEIAARLLLEKGKDATAWLDLLAHLSPPCAHGSWRRQAILALVRSEVAIVLLEKSSASLLAEGGALLTELSTTIVAVETQAAADIITLPDGSKVDLPRSYRTDVTGSSVLVLRWVLDHDAEVPVSAIDAVVELIEIQIFFLKMLSSLAERTARLLFDWLCQLDLRDMPITIPGIEGRARWASDARRQTIEKLRLMAMLLGSFAPDALKAYLTAITGDGDHHKMKDLRQFSSVIAPVAPAELAAMVQASLIEKKQGRRRRERVMERAFSFADSDYLPPSPAQPPFLDLLNAAPTEGLALIRGLVDEAIAFHTDGREPGEDGITVDFGEGPRFFPWGWTYGWSRGHGDEYAAASGLLALEAWSQKRLDGGDPVEAVLADILGPEGGAAAYLLIAIDVLLSHGTVARVPLAPFLASPQLLADDRTRQIHDQMGSGLDTLGLKEEPKGLVRMADLRARPSRGYSLIDTLQNFLADEPVGNALRTALAAAVETLEPYAAHATLSDAEFAGRYALNVLTLANWYEREDGNLEYRSPPDEAAHIAALEAKRDVSVQASGMEARISMAVDGGEYATADTARDAVAYAEGSVPDGSDTDALQSRATRLITTALLVARDGDDALLAAHEAWVREVIGIALEEKSDRGGGSRDMLRYNRPAIAILALIHLWARLGKTADRDALVALATRQDRAAAPAIAAAVPRILEIEPRLFKAMMRAAFAGMTWRWKSHEPVDEAPQAAFEAERAALTDAAVTAELAWLDGGAEPNWPAWPEEQPNLRRASRMRVPGSVTPEEFDANDALETAVDASPAILHADHRAAAQWLAIIQSAPAGTIGWRQEIVSAYADWTGRMNGLGYAADAEISREPNDWNLHYYAFYAERLLDGDDEAFAADLPFVTDLPNAPFGEVAQTVQHAADVLYFNHTSRAPARPVALREKLVARLMTLNRWQSARDPAEARIDLESGGLIAKMLFNTYGMINGTHSYLPPALFDRVDPFLPVLRPMLPGGQTVFVARCTMNLLLVAPRSRHVGFLLDAVEAWFGRTTSPELWIAAGVGRQVVQWFEACVVEDPGLLAPAHPARARIDRALGQLVAVGVAEAHDLERRVTAAAEAPPVAFVRRTPD, encoded by the coding sequence TCATCAAGGGCGTCGGCGCCAGCGGCGATGCGCTACTCGAAATCCAGTCGAAGCGCGATATCCTGTTCTCGCCGAAGGACGCGGTCTACAAGGATGTCGCGCTGCAGATCGCCAGCTGCACGATCGGCGACGTGCCGGCGGAGCGCCATCTGTTTGGGATTGCCACGCAGCGGACCAGCCGCAAGATCTCGGGTGCCTATCAGGACGTGCTGGGCTGGGCGCGCAGCGCGGCCACAGCGGGCGAGTTCTTCACCCGTCTGGCGGCCAAGGGCGTGGCGAACGATGACATGCGCGCGTTCGTCGCGACGACGCGCGCGCATCTTGCCGCAGGCGGCATCGCCGATACGGATGAGACGATCTGGCGGCTGCTGCGCCGGATACTGATTCTCGAATTCGATTTCGAGGCCAGCGCGCCGATCGGTCGCACCTATGGCCTGGCGCTCGCGCGGATGGCGCTGGCGGACGAGCAGGTCGCGCGCGCCGAGGCACTGTGGAGCCGCCTCGTCGATCTCTCAATCCAGACCGGCACGCGGGGCGGCGAGATCGATACCGCTGGACTCAAGGCCAACCTCGCCGAGGCCGATTTCAAGCTTGCCGGCGAACGCGAATACGGCCCGGCCCGCGCGCGGCTCGCCGAGCTCGCGCAGAACACGCTCTCGCCTATCGGGACGAGCGTCGCGGGCGTGACGCTGCCGCGGCTGGCGGCGGTTGCCGCGCTCGACGATGCGGCCGAGACGCAGCGCTTCATCGTCGTGCGCGGCGATACCGGCGTCGGTAAATCCTGGGTGCTGCGCCACTATGCCGAGCGCGTCGCCGCGCGTGCCCCGATCATCGTCCTCGACCGTGAGGCGACGCCGCCGGGTGGCTGGCTGTACTTGGCGAACGCGCTCGGCATTCCCGGATCGGCGGACGCCTTCCTGACCGATCTGGCGGCGAGCGGCGGCGCGTACCTCTTCATCGACGGCATCGACATGGTTGACGATGCAGGGCGCCAGCGCACGATCAGCGAGCTGCTGCGGGCCGCCTGCGCCATTCCCGGCTTCACGGTGATCGCGACCGCGCGGCGGACCGGCGCCAGCGACGCTATTCCATGGCTCGACGACCGGATCTCGACCGCGCTGGGCGGGATGCACGCGGTCGAGGTCGGGGCGCTGTCGGACGAGGAAGTCGCGATCCTGACCGATCAGGCGCCCGAGCTGCGGATGCTGCTCGATCCCAGCCATCCCGCAGCGCAGCTCGTGCGCAACCTCTACCGTTTGTCGCGACTGCTCCGCGAACCGAGCGCCGCGTCGGTGCGGACTGAGGCCGGGCTTGCGCAGCTTTGGTGGATCAGTGCCGATGGCGCGCCCGCGGCCGAAGTGCGGGCAGCGCAGCGAATACTCGAGGCGCTGGCGACCGCTGCGCTCAAGGGCGACGCCGGAATCGATCTCGCCGAGGATTCGCCCGCGCGAAACCATCTGCTCGGTGCCCAGTCGCTCCGCGAGGTCCGGCGCGACCGGCTCGATTTTTATCACGACGTGCTGCGCGACTGGGCGATCGGGAATTACCTCGCCGAAGACCCGTCCCGCCTGGGAGGGTTCGACCTGGGCGGACCCGTGTCGCCGCGCGTCGCCCGCGGTATCGAGATCGCCGCGCGGCTCTTGCTCGAGAAGGGCAAGGATGCGACCGCCTGGCTCGACCTGCTCGCGCACCTGTCGCCTCCATGCGCGCACGGTTCGTGGCGCCGACAAGCGATCCTCGCGCTGGTAAGGTCTGAAGTCGCGATCGTTCTGCTCGAAAAGTCGAGCGCCTCGCTCCTCGCCGAGGGCGGCGCACTCTTGACCGAACTGTCAACGACGATCGTCGCGGTCGAGACGCAGGCGGCAGCCGACATCATCACCTTGCCTGATGGATCGAAGGTCGACCTGCCGCGCTCGTACCGGACCGACGTGACGGGATCGTCGGTCCTGGTGCTGCGCTGGGTGCTTGACCACGACGCCGAGGTTCCAGTGTCGGCAATCGACGCCGTGGTCGAGCTGATCGAGATTCAGATTTTCTTCCTCAAGATGCTCTCCTCGCTCGCCGAGCGAACGGCCCGGCTGCTGTTCGACTGGCTGTGCCAGCTCGATCTGCGCGACATGCCGATCACGATACCCGGGATAGAGGGTCGCGCGCGCTGGGCGAGCGACGCGCGGCGGCAGACGATCGAAAAGCTCCGGCTGATGGCGATGCTGCTCGGGTCGTTCGCGCCCGATGCGCTCAAGGCCTATCTCACCGCGATCACGGGCGACGGCGACCATCACAAGATGAAGGACCTGCGCCAGTTCTCGAGCGTGATCGCTCCCGTCGCGCCGGCCGAACTGGCGGCGATGGTCCAAGCGAGCCTGATCGAGAAGAAGCAAGGGCGGCGCCGGCGGGAGCGGGTGATGGAGCGCGCGTTCAGCTTTGCTGATAGCGATTATCTGCCGCCATCGCCCGCGCAGCCGCCGTTTCTCGACCTGCTGAACGCGGCGCCGACCGAAGGACTGGCGCTGATCCGGGGGCTGGTCGACGAGGCAATCGCCTTTCACACCGACGGGCGCGAGCCTGGCGAAGACGGCATCACGGTCGACTTTGGCGAGGGGCCGCGCTTCTTCCCTTGGGGCTGGACCTATGGCTGGTCGCGGGGCCACGGCGATGAATATGCGGCTGCTTCCGGGCTGCTCGCGCTTGAGGCGTGGAGCCAGAAGCGGCTCGATGGCGGCGATCCGGTCGAGGCGGTGCTCGCCGACATATTGGGCCCTGAGGGCGGCGCCGCTGCCTATCTTCTCATCGCGATCGACGTGCTGCTGTCGCACGGCACTGTCGCGCGCGTACCGCTCGCGCCGTTTCTCGCGAGCCCGCAGCTCCTTGCCGACGATCGCACCCGGCAGATCCATGACCAGATGGGGTCGGGGCTGGACACGCTGGGACTGAAGGAAGAGCCGAAGGGTCTGGTGCGCATGGCCGATCTGAGAGCACGACCCTCGCGCGGCTATTCGCTGATCGACACCCTGCAGAACTTTCTGGCCGACGAGCCGGTCGGCAATGCATTGCGGACAGCGCTCGCGGCCGCGGTCGAGACGCTCGAACCTTATGCCGCGCACGCGACGTTGAGCGACGCTGAGTTCGCCGGCCGCTATGCGCTCAACGTCCTCACCCTGGCGAACTGGTACGAGCGGGAGGACGGCAATCTCGAATACCGGTCGCCGCCGGACGAGGCCGCGCATATCGCGGCGCTCGAAGCCAAGCGCGATGTGTCGGTCCAGGCGAGCGGAATGGAAGCACGCATTTCGATGGCGGTCGACGGTGGCGAGTATGCGACGGCCGACACCGCGCGCGACGCGGTCGCCTATGCCGAGGGCAGCGTGCCCGATGGTAGCGATACCGACGCGCTCCAATCACGCGCGACGCGGCTGATCACGACGGCGCTGCTCGTCGCGCGCGACGGCGACGACGCGCTGCTGGCAGCACACGAAGCCTGGGTGCGGGAAGTGATCGGGATCGCGCTCGAGGAGAAATCCGATCGCGGCGGCGGCTCGCGCGATATGCTGCGCTACAACCGCCCGGCGATCGCGATCCTCGCGCTGATCCATCTCTGGGCGCGGCTGGGGAAAACCGCCGATCGGGATGCGCTGGTCGCGCTCGCGACACGCCAGGATCGGGCGGCAGCCCCCGCGATAGCGGCGGCTGTCCCACGCATCCTGGAGATCGAGCCGCGTCTCTTCAAGGCGATGATGCGGGCGGCATTTGCCGGCATGACGTGGCGCTGGAAGAGCCACGAACCGGTAGACGAGGCGCCGCAGGCAGCGTTCGAAGCGGAGCGCGCGGCCCTGACCGACGCGGCGGTGACGGCCGAACTGGCCTGGCTTGATGGCGGCGCGGAACCGAACTGGCCCGCTTGGCCCGAGGAGCAACCGAATCTGCGCCGGGCCAGCCGGATGCGGGTGCCGGGATCAGTCACGCCCGAAGAGTTCGATGCCAACGACGCGCTGGAGACGGCAGTCGACGCTTCGCCCGCGATCCTTCACGCCGATCATCGGGCGGCGGCCCAATGGCTGGCGATAATCCAGTCGGCGCCTGCGGGAACGATCGGTTGGCGGCAGGAGATCGTCTCGGCCTATGCTGACTGGACGGGGCGAATGAACGGGTTGGGCTATGCGGCCGATGCCGAGATCAGCCGCGAGCCGAACGACTGGAATTTGCATTATTACGCGTTCTATGCCGAGCGGCTGCTCGACGGAGACGATGAGGCGTTCGCGGCCGATCTGCCGTTCGTGACCGACCTACCGAACGCGCCGTTCGGCGAGGTCGCGCAGACAGTGCAGCATGCCGCTGACGTGCTCTATTTCAACCATACCAGTCGTGCGCCGGCGCGGCCGGTGGCGCTGCGCGAAAAGCTTGTCGCGCGCCTGATGACGCTCAACCGGTGGCAGAGCGCTCGCGACCCGGCCGAAGCTCGGATCGATCTGGAGAGCGGTGGCCTCATCGCGAAGATGCTGTTCAACACCTATGGGATGATCAACGGGACGCACAGCTATCTGCCGCCGGCCTTGTTCGACCGGGTCGATCCGTTCCTGCCGGTACTCCGCCCGATGTTGCCCGGGGGTCAAACGGTGTTCGTGGCGCGCTGCACGATGAACCTGCTGCTGGTCGCGCCGCGCTCGCGCCATGTCGGTTTCCTGCTGGACGCGGTCGAGGCCTGGTTCGGCCGCACGACGTCACCGGAGCTGTGGATCGCGGCGGGCGTCGGCCGCCAGGTCGTGCAATGGTTTGAGGCGTGTGTTGTCGAAGACCCGGGATTGCTCGCGCCAGCGCATCCGGCGCGCGCGCGGATCGATCGGGCGCTGGGCCAATTGGTGGCGGTTGGTGTCGCCGAGGCGCATGATCTGGAGCGGCGCGTCACAGCGGCGGCCGAAGCCCCGCCCGTCGCGTTCGTCCGTCGCACGCCGGACTGA
- a CDS encoding ATP-binding protein, whose amino-acid sequence MLDLYQRASDVGLLAINFPFGEKKLGVAWQVSGPAASGLAGDTDRARRLVSRALNRAPTTMHDGFVDHDGSELISRIAIGASDNQPASQVPTKRTDVGVKPTRRNKGQSSLLFPNSPSLLNSPTMFALLREFLPPPNPTHVAMALLIARAVGESVTDLDQFFEVLTRRNPVILLKIPVIGFERQIGKMLEEALIAPFYAELTDIRSDRPLSERLRDARPEMRKRKVVTGSGRNVADLTRRNLTRSLGKAILGDAVPLVIADETSANARPEITVAADIMLQCAGIDQALISDLLQVCLGILASESVSVMEEMMFDPGSLSVDDLALAVRPGRTAKTVLSLLATLADAAGEDKVEDDDNRSRRGRSSHPLSALRDKPKASSIDMILPEVESSTDAATDNTNTVISGTAVEAASSTHHVRSLRVGNLAGYGEARPWALDLKDDLALWREGALGWDEMSSKMLLSGPPGTGKTTFARALCNTLEVPLIVSSVAAWLEPGYLGDVLQQMSKIFETARENAPCIVFIDELDAIGSRGGGGGGDDRHGHYWTTLITRLLELLDGALKTEGVIVVAATNLPERIDPALLRSGRLEKHVLIPPPDSEALAGILVHHLGSDLAAVLASAPRRADSHSESSAQDMPSCVSTHPKSPKADAALKKGHAHV is encoded by the coding sequence GTGCTTGATCTCTATCAGCGGGCGTCAGACGTAGGACTGCTCGCCATCAACTTTCCGTTCGGCGAAAAGAAACTTGGCGTGGCATGGCAAGTCTCCGGGCCTGCGGCATCGGGGCTTGCCGGCGACACGGACCGTGCCCGCCGTCTTGTCAGTCGTGCGTTGAACCGCGCACCGACTACAATGCATGACGGCTTTGTCGACCATGATGGCAGCGAGCTCATTAGTCGGATTGCGATTGGTGCGTCTGACAATCAACCAGCGTCCCAAGTCCCGACAAAACGCACCGATGTTGGCGTGAAACCGACACGGCGCAACAAGGGCCAATCAAGTTTACTCTTTCCCAACAGTCCAAGTCTGCTGAATTCTCCAACCATGTTTGCGCTGCTACGCGAGTTCCTGCCGCCACCCAATCCGACGCATGTAGCTATGGCCCTTCTGATCGCCCGTGCGGTGGGCGAGAGCGTCACTGACCTGGACCAGTTTTTCGAAGTCCTGACACGACGGAACCCCGTGATCCTGCTTAAAATCCCGGTCATAGGTTTTGAACGGCAAATCGGTAAAATGCTGGAGGAAGCCTTGATCGCGCCCTTTTATGCTGAACTGACCGACATCCGAAGCGACCGCCCGCTCTCGGAGCGTTTGAGAGACGCCCGGCCAGAGATGCGAAAGCGGAAGGTTGTTACCGGCTCGGGCCGCAACGTTGCGGACTTAACCCGACGAAATCTGACGCGATCCTTGGGCAAAGCCATCCTTGGCGACGCGGTACCCCTTGTAATTGCCGACGAGACATCAGCAAATGCGAGGCCCGAGATCACAGTTGCGGCTGACATTATGCTTCAGTGTGCGGGAATTGACCAAGCATTGATCTCCGACCTGCTTCAGGTCTGTCTCGGCATTCTGGCAAGCGAGTCTGTCTCAGTCATGGAAGAAATGATGTTCGATCCAGGCAGTCTGAGTGTCGATGATCTGGCGCTTGCCGTGCGGCCTGGGCGCACGGCAAAGACAGTGCTGAGCCTGCTGGCGACCCTTGCGGACGCGGCTGGCGAGGATAAGGTTGAAGATGATGACAACAGGTCTCGCAGGGGGCGCTCATCACATCCATTGTCAGCGTTACGAGACAAGCCGAAGGCTTCTTCGATCGATATGATCCTGCCGGAGGTCGAGTCTTCGACCGATGCAGCCACCGACAATACGAACACCGTGATCTCTGGAACGGCAGTTGAGGCCGCATCATCAACACATCATGTGCGGTCACTGCGCGTCGGAAATCTGGCCGGCTATGGCGAAGCGCGACCTTGGGCACTCGACCTGAAGGACGACCTTGCGCTCTGGCGCGAAGGCGCACTCGGCTGGGATGAGATGAGTTCTAAAATGCTGCTCTCCGGGCCGCCCGGCACTGGCAAGACGACTTTTGCGCGGGCACTTTGCAATACACTTGAAGTGCCGCTGATTGTGAGCTCGGTCGCGGCCTGGCTCGAACCTGGGTATCTCGGCGATGTTCTTCAACAAATGTCAAAAATTTTCGAGACCGCGCGGGAAAATGCGCCGTGCATCGTCTTCATCGATGAGCTGGACGCGATTGGAAGTCGTGGTGGTGGTGGAGGCGGAGATGACCGTCACGGACATTACTGGACGACTTTGATCACGCGCTTGCTGGAACTGCTCGACGGGGCACTGAAAACCGAAGGCGTCATTGTTGTCGCCGCGACAAATCTTCCCGAACGCATCGACCCTGCGCTGCTTCGCTCGGGCAGGCTCGAAAAACACGTCCTCATCCCACCGCCAGATTCCGAGGCTCTTGCGGGGATTCTCGTACATCATCTCGGCTCCGATCTCGCTGCGGTACTGGCGTCGGCTCCCCGACGCGCTGACTCGCATTCTGAAAGCTCCGCACAGGACATGCCGTCGTGTGTCTCCACCCATCCGAAGTCACCAAAGGCAGATGCAGCCTTGAAGAAAGGACATGCCCATGTCTGA
- a CDS encoding IS3 family transposase (programmed frameshift): MRQKPETSKNAADKLVKNIRRKTRQTYSAEEKIRIVLAGLRGEESISVLCRREGIAESLYYSWSKEFLEAGKRRLSGDTARQATSPEVKDLRSEALALKECVADLTLENRLLKKKHDRCWGGRGMRYPATEKLEIIRTVEGSHLPTKQTLDMLGIPRTTFYRWYDLYLDGGVVALDDRSPRPKSVWNRIPQDRRDDLIEFALEHEALTTRELAVKYTDEKRYFVSESSAYRILKEADLITAPAYVVIKAANEFKDKTIAINEMWQTDFTYFKIIGWGWYYLSTILDDYSRYIIAWKLCTNMRAEDVTDTIELALQASGCDQAVVRHKPRLLSDNGSCYISGDLAEWLEDKKMDHVRGAPFHPQTQGKIERWHQTMKNRVLLENYYLPGDLERQIEAFVDYYNNRRYHESLKNVTPADVYFGRDKAILRERKEIKKLTIRQRRLHHQKQAA, from the exons ATGAGACAGAAGCCTGAAACATCGAAGAACGCAGCTGACAAGCTGGTCAAGAACATCCGCCGCAAGACCCGCCAGACCTATTCAGCGGAGGAAAAAATCCGTATCGTTTTGGCGGGTTTGCGTGGAGAGGAAAGCATCTCGGTGCTGTGCCGCCGCGAAGGTATCGCCGAAAGCCTGTATTACAGCTGGTCGAAGGAGTTCCTGGAAGCAGGCAAGCGCCGGCTCTCGGGTGACACAGCACGGCAAGCGACGTCGCCGGAAGTAAAGGACCTTCGCTCTGAAGCCTTGGCGTTGAAGGAATGCGTCGCCGATCTGACCCTGGAGAACCGCCTGCTCA AAAAAAAGCATGACAGGTGCTGGGGAGGACGAGGCATGAGATACCCTGCGACCGAGAAGCTTGAGATCATTCGCACGGTCGAAGGATCGCACCTGCCAACCAAGCAGACCCTCGATATGCTGGGCATACCGCGCACCACTTTTTACAGATGGTATGATCTTTACCTCGACGGTGGGGTTGTTGCCTTGGATGATCGGTCTCCACGGCCGAAGTCGGTCTGGAACCGTATCCCCCAAGACCGGCGTGATGACCTGATTGAGTTCGCGCTGGAACACGAGGCGCTGACGACCCGGGAGCTGGCAGTCAAATACACTGATGAGAAGCGGTATTTTGTCTCTGAATCATCGGCTTATCGTATCCTGAAGGAAGCCGATTTAATCACCGCACCGGCCTATGTGGTGATCAAGGCAGCCAATGAGTTCAAAGACAAAACTATCGCCATCAATGAGATGTGGCAGACCGACTTCACCTACTTCAAGATCATCGGGTGGGGCTGGTATTACCTCAGCACGATCCTGGACGATTACAGCCGCTACATCATCGCCTGGAAGCTTTGCACAAACATGCGGGCCGAGGACGTGACAGACACCATTGAACTGGCGCTTCAGGCATCGGGCTGCGACCAGGCCGTCGTGCGCCACAAACCGCGCCTGCTCAGCGATAACGGGTCATGTTACATCTCTGGCGATTTGGCTGAATGGCTGGAGGACAAGAAGATGGATCACGTTCGTGGAGCCCCGTTCCACCCGCAAACCCAGGGAAAGATCGAGCGATGGCATCAGACGATGAAGAACCGGGTCCTGCTGGAAAATTACTATCTGCCAGGCGATCTTGAACGCCAGATCGAGGCCTTCGTCGACTACTATAACAACAGGCGCTACCACGAGAGCTTGAAGAACGTCACACCCGCCGACGTCTACTTTGGGCGCGACAAAGCCATCTTGAGAGAAAGGAAAGAGATCAAGAAGCTGACAATCCGCCAACGTCGCTTGCACCATCAAAAACAAGCGGCATAA